Proteins encoded in a region of the Neodiprion virginianus isolate iyNeoVirg1 chromosome 2, iyNeoVirg1.1, whole genome shotgun sequence genome:
- the LOC124297643 gene encoding G patch domain-containing protein 1: protein MLDSDDENYVIFGTPLDPLDEDNFPRKKPMTIEDQYACDEQGRRRFHGAFTGGFSAGYFNTVGTRDGWRPQQFKSSRSSKAESKAQRPQDFMDDEDMGQFGIAPTAIRTTDDYADHENKGTKRERTKFSGDGPIPGTPVLQEILKPVKDTVGVKLLKQMGWKPGQGVGPRLSEKEKTKIKQRNDKTRLHGCSLPPTQEQAMETDSGGSDDEDSNITFAPDDYEPFRCNPKDNFFGIGYTGLEKRSILSQHISLFEPSSFQLQEKNKKLSIRGQAFGVGAFEVEDEDIYSKEDMSQYDFSLEPKNRQKSRWTHEKPTTSQTKCIEGFVPAKSRFEARKTFKVPEPPKDFKPVHIIRKSRFEPSIQSTSLENARRKGLGRHDLRAEDRARIINDPNPIALVLSSKVESGSANEKNLSNSSLLSCGVDKQLIQPVSEFAQNEKRSNQEQSPRKPSVISNIITKTLNLHGKEQVAQNLERPANNVGINHRDTKLGDAVSTTAKKNSWLEMLNAKSFVKGGTENLTLIKEPNIKYGKDAQVEKLFKNLRNEAEDKQTSADSKSSVFKPFAADLDKQKRYEKFLDFLKEGEKNRLTDIQPLSMTEWERDHERVEFDQAARLYKPLTGSMSDRFVSGKHQDGLNPLVAVDLGKDTDVQLREMAAKKMFGKLTRQRTEWRPASILCKRFNIAEPATGCAKPETEKKSTFSIFDYLEESLHNSSTFQSVSDVAGKIKSENLSSGSNLEDSRTGCLESYQSVKSMNNSAMVVCDNMDKNKTSSKERNFEAKYERIFGRNVNRSAVVGQDNSIDLSLNVQSIEQPAVCLPCVESNSDFDQDRNFAGSSSSSERMGQVINVVDKDTEKKDLFKAIFVSSSEDSDSEREEEPDDEKFKSVLIGKNPGELNVQRNTSPPRGIFANLDLDSLNDVGVKNKKVNFIEHKSSTIVCRGEMSGASCLNQSSSNSDNTTTENMTNCETSAEGTAELSSKILPDMYGPVLPARPRKNLNDVQSDTNSQVLIQKHIFKSVVVPVTKPAIVEQGEWIEKKKSKKSKKDKKKHKHKEHKKHKHKKNKS, encoded by the exons ATGCTCGATTCAGATGATGAGAATTATGTTATATTCGGAACGCCTCTAGATCCTTTGGATGAAG ATAATTTCCCAAGAAAAAAACCTATGACAATAGAGGATCAATATGCATGCGATGAACAAGGAAGAAGGAGGTTTCATGGGGCATTTACTGGTGGATTCTCTGCTGGATATTTTAATACCGTGGGAACACGTGACGGCTGGAGACCACAACAATTTAAATCATCTCGAAGCAGCAAAGCTGAGAGCAAAGCTCAAAGACCCCAAGATTTTATGGATGACGAAGACATGGGGCAATTCGGAATTGCGCCAACTGCTATCCGGACAACTGACGACTACGCTGATCATGAGAATAAAGGAACCAAAAGAGAAAGAACTAAATTCTCTGGGGATGGACCAATTCCTGGAACTCCAGTGTTACAGGAGATCCTGAAACCTGTTAA AGACACAGTTGGCGTTAAATTGCTGAAGCAAATGGGTTGGAAGCCCGGCCAGGGTGTTGGTCCTCGTTTGtcagagaaagagaaaaccAAGATCAAACAGCGCAATGACAAAACTAGGCTACACGGGTGCTCATTACCTCCTACACAAGAACAGGCGATGGAAACTGATTCTGGTGGGTCGGATGACGAAGATAGTAACATCACTTTTGCCCCTGATGACTATGAGCCATTCAG atGTAACCCGAAGGACAATTTCTTTGGTATTGGCTACACCGGACTTGAGAAACGATCGATACTGTCACAGCATATCAGTCTATTTGAACCATCTTCCTTTCAactgcaagaaaaaaataagaaattgtcTATACGTGGTCAAGCTTTTGGAGTTGGTGCATTTGAAGTAGAAGATGAGGACATTTATTCTAAAGAAGACATGTCTCAGTACGATTTCAGCTTGGAGCCAAAGAACCGGCAGAAATCGAGATGGACGCACGAAAAGCCTACGACGTCTCAAACTAAATGTATTGAGGGATTTGTACCTGCAAAAAGTCGTTTTGAAGCTAGAAAAACGTTCAAGGTACCAGAGCCACCAAAAGACTTCAAACCTGTGCATATAATTAGGAAAAGCAGATTCGAACCGTCTATTCAATCAACAAGCCTGGAAAATGCGAGGCGCAAAGGCCTTGGTCGACACGATTTAAGGGCAGAGGATAGGGCGAGAATAATCAATGACCCAAATCCCATCGCGTTAGTTTTATCCAGCAAAGTCGAAAGTGGGTCCGCAAACGAAAAAAACCTTTCAAACAGTTCCTTGCTTTCTTGCGGAGTTGACAAGCAACTAATTCAACCTGTTTCAGAGTTCGCTCAGAATGAGAAACGTTCCAATCAAGAGCAATCGCCAAGAAAACCCTCTGTAATTTCAAACATAATTACAAAAACGTTGAACCTGCATGGCAAGGAACAAGTGGCCCAAAATCTTGAACGACCTGCGAACAACGTCGGAATTAATCACAGAGATACAAAACTGGGCGATGCAGTTTCAACCACagcaaagaaaaattcttggCTGGAGATGTTGAATGCCAAAAGTTTTGTCAAAGGTGGTACTGAAAATTTGACTCTAATTAAAGAACCGAATATAAAATATGGCAAGGATGCTCAAGTCGAAAAACTCTTCAAGAACCTCAGAAATGAAGCGGAGGACAAACAAACATCAGCTGATTCTAAGAGCTCGGTCTTCAAGCCATTTGCTGCAGATCTTGATAAGCAGAAGCGTTACGAAAagtttttagattttttgaaagAGGGAGAAAAGAACCGACTGACTGATATACAACCATTGTCGATGACCGAATGGGAGAGAGACCATGAAAGAGTGGAATTTGATCAAGCTGCGCGACTTTATAAACCATTGACAGGAAGCATGAGCGATAGATTTGTGAGCGGAAAGCATCAGGATGGTTTAAATCCATTGGTCGCGGTGGACTTAGGCAAAGATACCGACGTTCAGCTCAGAGAGATGGCTGCAAAAAAGATGTTTGGAAAATTGACGAGGCAAAGAACTGAGTGGCGGCCTGCAAGCATTCTTTGCAAAAGGTTCAACATAGCTGAGCCTGCAACTGGTTGCGCCAAACCggaaacggagaaaaaaagcACGTTTTCCATTTTCGACTATCTGGAAGAATCGTTGCACAATAGTTCGACATTTCAAAGCGTAAGTGACGTTGCTGGTAAGATAAAATCAGAGAATCTCAGCAGCGGATCTAATTTAGAAGATTCTAGAACAGGCTGTCTAGAATCGTATCAATCTGTGAAATCTATGAACAATTCCGCTATGGTTGTGTGTGATAATATGGACAAGAATAAAACTTCGTCAAAGGAACGCAACTTCGAAGCTAAATACGAGCGAATTTTTGGCAGAAATGTAAATCGTTCTGCAGTAGTTGGCCAAGATAACAGCATCGATCTTTCTTTGAATGTGCAGAGTATTGAGCAACCTGCGGTATGTTTGCCGTGCGTTGAATCAAACTCAGATTTTGACCAAGACAGAAATTTTGCAGGATCATCTAGTTCATCTGAAAGAATGGGTCAGGTTATTAATGTCGTAGATAAAGATACGGAGAAGAAGGATCTTTTCAAGGCAATTTTTGTAAGCAGCAGCGAGGATTCAGATTccgagagagaagaagaaccGGATGACGAGAAGTTCAAGTCAGTTCTGATCGGCAAGAATCCTGGGGAGTTGAATGTGCAGAGAAATACGTCACCTCCTAGAGGAATATTCGCTAATTTGGATTTAGACAGCTTAAATGATGTGGgcgtgaaaaataagaaggTTAATTTCATTGAACATAAAAGTTCAACTATCGTTTGCAGAGGTGAGATGTCTGGAGCTTCGTGTCTTAATCAAAGCAGCAGTAACTCTGATAATACGACTACAGAAAATATGACGAACTGCGAAACTTCTGCTGAGGGGACAGCAGAGTTAAGTTCTAAAATACTCCCAGATATGTATGGCCCAGTTCTTCCGGCTAGGCcacgaaaaaatttgaatgatgTCCAGTCAGATACAAACAGTCAAGTGCTGATTCAAAAACATATATTCAAAAGTGTTGTAGTTCCGGTAACAAAACCTGCGATTGTTGAACAAGGTGAATGgattgaaaagaagaaaagtaaaaaatccaaaaaagacaaaaaaaaacacaagcaCAAAGAACACAAAAAGcataaacataaaaaaaataaatcgtaa
- the LOC124296881 gene encoding uncharacterized protein LOC124296881 isoform X3 gives MAASGSTVCDEKKKIRMMSLTYLRNAFQKKSEHSGCVEIASLENEKNLERIECRNIPNDDLRAERVKFSAHSRPIQSYQDMEYKEIINDNTSGLFRRLKKRLHIRDLTFCKSKQKIKAIEPSSPSYGLNSTLNVTQSQLPIIFFNEKKNSLSNVVHNLTNEANGYLNGTPNQSQSDSIDGEDRLQEEPEYISSAIGNTAEPQASCSAKSGDVSLDIEGKNEKKFNLTEELLRLSKYGWYWGPISRDEADSKLTNEPDGAFLVRDSSADN, from the exons ATGGCTGCCAGCGGGAGCACTGtctgtgatgaaaaaaagaaaatacgaatGATGAGTTTGACTTACCTGAGGAATGCTTTTCAAAAGAAATCGGAGCACTCGGGCTGCGTTGAAATTGCGTCACTTGAGAATGAAAAGAACTTGGAACGGATTGAATGTCGCAACATTCCGAATGACGATTTACGTGCGGAAAGAGTAAAGTTCTCCGCTCACTCTAGGCCTATTCAATCTTATCAGGACATGGAGTACAAAGAAATTATTAACGACAACACGTCCGGACTGTTTAGAAGGTTAAAAAAACGGCTCCACATTAGAGATTTGACATTTTGTAAATCCAAGCAGAAG ATCAAAGCTATCGAGCCATCCAGTCCATCCTATGGTTTGAACAGCACTTTAAATGTCACTCAAAGTCAGCTGCCAATTATATTCTTTAATGAAAAGAAGAACTCACTTTCAAATGTCGTGCACAATTTGACAAATGAAGCGAATGGTTACTTAAATGGTACGCCAAACCAGTCTCAGAGTGATTCGATTGATGGAGAAGACAGACTTCAAGAAGAACCCGAGTACATTTCTTCTGCAATCGGCAATACGGCGGAACCTCAAGCCAGCTGCTCTGCAAAATCTGGAGACGTGAGCTTAGACATCGAAggcaaaaatgagaaaaagtttAATTTGACCGAAGAGTTGCTAAGGCTCAGTAAGTATGGATGGTACTGGGGACCAATTTCAAGGGACGAAGCAGATTCCAAGCTGACCAATGAGCCAGATGGGGCATTTTTGGTTCGGGATTCATCTGCAGACAA